A genomic stretch from Apteryx mantelli isolate bAptMan1 chromosome 28, bAptMan1.hap1, whole genome shotgun sequence includes:
- the WNK4 gene encoding serine/threonine-protein kinase WNK4 isoform X2 has protein sequence MLAAEPVAAGGAMSQPEAERAGGGGAAEPGPGPGPGPGPPGRAPHRSRGRRLSGRESRRASARFSRRSSAELELLGYAAAATAVAAGPGGGSGSGSGSGSGSGSPPPAARRREPEETESEEVETRAVATSPDGRFLKFDIEIGRGSFKTVYKGLDTETTVEVAWCELQTRKLSKTERQRFSEEVEMLKGLQHPNIVRFYDSWKSSVKGQIYIVLVTELMTSGTLKTYLKRFKEMKLKVLQRWSRQILKGLHFLHTRSPPIIHRDLKCDNIFITGPTGSVKIGDLGLATLKRASFAKSVIGTPEFMAPEMYEEKYDEAVDVYAFGMCMLEMATSEYPYSECQNAAQIYRKVTSGLKPSSFYKVKVPELKEIIEGCIRMDKDERYTIQDLLEHSFFQEDTGVHVELAEEDDGVKSGLKLWLRMDDTKKLHGKYKDNNAIEFLFELYKDVAEEVAQEMVILGFVCEADYKLVAKAVRDRVVAIKRKREKLKRAQEAAPRAEPAPGLGPEQGPGVLQLLEELKSPGLPGTAATSPATPGSGDSVFGSAFPPEPEEPEADQHQHFVYRHASYSSATSDCETDGYLSSSGFLESPELPPRGGSAGDPASPPAARPVCRFPTSIAVRLPAEPGLSASDISSPVDSYTSDVASGLSDGCEGLSAGERGAKLPGRRPAGKLLRRRARSRLRITNISDQSDRVVECQLQTYNNKMVTFKFDLDGDSPEEIAAVMVRSEFILESEQDGFIHRMRDIIHRVETLLRKEGRGAAELPASPAAASPVDLQLQDLSRSVSSSSLSDLGCASPSLSLLSPALPSLSSSPSENDLASPAEPLATLPGSPAGVPSTAAQTWPPAPAWPPAAPAFPPPAPGSPGGSVAPALPPTLPSPLPVSPAPGAPGSPPTPPWAPTAPLLSLANVFSLAVMSVAHTLLPAVFSIAGSGARLYPPLLPRPQSLVLGPPRFAFPDPAGLARAAPGPAADSGPAGGGPTPAPAPPCSESPASPLPPLSPWAPGGLEGDAVPLCSPKPGHQLIVSESPAASAPKARLSPINEARPQILGRFQVTPSRDPAESSPLLGRDGGEPAGQEPWEPAASDSPPPAAPDAEGSTSSDSDSVLETAVQEPEADEALAEEGTPVAPPESDREVPGEEGAESTPQAVLSQVWLSYSRSMSYLSSDDTESEDEEIWEELQNLRQKHLAEVQLLQSAQKKEIEELYLRMGKQPPLGIVSPAAMLSSRQRRLSKGSFNPSRRNSLQRLELAQPTGIMRRNSLSGSSTGSQEQRLSKGVTFAEDFGRM, from the exons ATGCTGGCGGCGGAACCGGTCGCCGCCGGCGGGGCCATGTCCCAGCCCGAggcggagcgggcgggcggcggcggcgcggcggagccggggccgggaccgggaccgggaccggggccccccgggcgggcgccgcacCGCAGCCGCGGCCGGCGGCTCTCGGGGCGCGAGTCCCGCCGCGCCTCCGCCCGCTTCAGCCGCCGCAGCTCGGCcgagctggagctgctgggctacgcggcggcggcgacggcggtggcggcggggccgggcggcgggtcggggtcggggtccgGGTctgggtcggggtcggggtcgccgccgcccgccgcccgccgccgggagccCGAGGAGACGGAGAGCGAGGAGGTGGAGACGCGCGCCGTGGCCACCTCCCCCGACGGCCGCTTCCTCAAGTTCGACATCGAGATCGGCCGCGGCTCCTTCAAGACCGTGTACAAGGGGCTGGACACGGAGACCACCGTGGAGGTGGCCTGGTGCGAGCTGCAG ACGCGGAAGCTGTCCAAGACGGAGCGGCAGCGCTTCAGCGAGGAGGTGGAGATGCTCAAGGGGCTGCAGCACCCCAACATCGTCCGCTTCTACGACTCCTGGAAGTCATCCGTCAAAGGCCAGATCTACATCGTGCTGGTCACCGAGCTCATGACCTCCGGCACCCTGAAAAC CTACCTGAAGCGGTTCAAGGAGATGAAGCTGAAGGTGCTGCAGCGCTGGAGCCGGCAGATCCTCAAGGGGCTGCACTTCCTGCACACCCGCTCGCCCCCCATCATCCACCGCGACCTCAAGTGCGACAACATCTTCATCACCGGCCCCACCGGCTCCGTCAAGATCGGCGACCTGGGCCTGGCCACACTCAAGCGCGCCTCCTTCGCCAAGAGCGTCATAG GCACCCCCGAGTTCATGGCGCCGGAGATGTACGAGGAGAAGTACGACGAGGCCGTGGACGTCTACGCCTTCGGCATGTGCATGCTGGAGATGGCCACCTCGGAGTACCCCTACTCGGAGTGCCAGAACGCCGCCCAGATCTACCGCAAGGTCACCTCG GGACTGAAGCCCAGCAGCTTCTACAAGGTGAAGGTGCCAGAGCTGAAGGAGATCATCGAGGGCTGCATCCGCATGGACAAGGACGAGAG GTACACCATCCAGGACCTGCTGGAGCACTCCTTCTTCCAGGAGGACACCGGGGTGCACGTGGAGCTGGCCGAGGAGGACGACGGCGTCAAGTCAGGGCTCAAGCTCTGGCTGCGCATGGACGACACGAAGAAGCTGCACGGCAAGTACAAGGACAACAACGCCATCGAGTTCCTCTTCGAGCTGTACAAGGACGTGGCCGAGGAGGTGGCCCAGGAGATG GTGATCCTGGGCTTCGTGTGCGAGGCCGACTACAAGCTGGTGGCCAAGGCGGTGCGGGACCGCGTGGTGGCCATCAAGCGCAAGCGGGAGAAGCTGAAGCGGGCGCAGGAGGCAGCGCCGCGCGCCGAgccagcgccggggctggggccggagcAGGGACCAGGcgtgctgcagctgctggaggagctgaagtccccggggctgccgggcacTGCCGCCACCTCCCCCGCCACCCCCGGCTCCGGCGACTCCGTCTTCGGCAGCGCCTTCCCCCCGGAGCCCGAGGAGCCGGAGGCCGACCAGCACCAGCACTTCGTGTACCGGCACGCCAGCTACTCCTCGGCCACCT CCGACTGTGAGACCGACGGCTACCTGAGCTCCTCGGGCTTCCTGGAGTCGCCGGAGCTGCCGCCACGGGGTGGCTCGGCGGGGGACCCGGCCAGCCCGCCGGCCGCCCGACCCGTGTGCCGCTTCCCCACG AGCATCGCCGTGCGGCTGCCCGCCGAGCCCGGCCTCTCCGCCAGCGACATCTCCTCGCCCGTGGACAG ctaCACCTCGGACGTGGCCTCGGGGCTCAGCGACGGCTGCGAGGGGCTCTCGGCCGGCGAGCGGGGCGCCAAGCTGCCGGGCAGGCGGCCGGCGGGGAAGCTGCTGCGGCGACGCGCAAGGTCCAGGCTGCGCATCACCAAC ATCTCGGACCAGAGCGACCGCGTGGTGGAGTGCCAGCTGCAGACCTACAACAACAAGATGGTGACCTTCAAGTTCGACCTGGACGGGGACAGCCCCGAGGAGATCGCGGCCGTCATG GTCCGCAGCGAGTTCATCCTGGAGTCGGAGCAGGACGGCTTCATCCACCGCATGCGGGACATCATCCACCGCGTGGAGACCCTGCTGCGCAAGgaggggcgcggcgccgccgagctccccgccagccccgccgccgccagcccc GTGGACCTGCAGCTGCAGGATCTCTCGCGCTCTGTCTCCTCGTCCTCGCTCAGCG ACCTGGGCTGCGCCAGCCCCAGCCTCTCGCTGCTGTCGCCGGCGCTGCCCTCGCTGAGCAGCTCCCCATCAGAGAACGACCTCGCCAGCCCCGCTGAGCCTCTGGCGACACTGCCGGGCTCCCCCGCAG GCGTCCCCAGCACGGCAGCGCAGACCTGGCCCCCGGCTCCAGCGTGGCCGCCGGCAGCTCCAGCATTCCCACCACCCGCCCCCGGCAGTCCGGGGGGGTCGGttgcgccggcgctgcccccgaCCCTCCCGTCCCCGCTGCCTGTctcccccgcgccgggggcgcccggcagcccccccACGCCGCCCTGGGCccccaccgccccgctgctgTCCCTGGCCAATGTCTTCTCGCTGGCGGTGATGAGCGTGGCCCACACACTGCTGCCCGCCGTCTTCTCCATCGCCGGCTCCGGTGCCCGCCTCTACCCGCCGCTGCTGCCTCGGCCCCAGAGCCTGGTCCTGGGGCCACCACGCTTCGCCTTCCCCGACCCTGCCGGCCTGGCCAGGGCCGCCCCAGGGCCAGCAGCCGACAGCGGCCCTGCCGGGGGGGGCCCCACACCGGCCCCAGCCCCCCCGTGCAGTGAGTCCCCGGCGAGTCCCCTGCCGCCACTGAGCCCCTGGGCACCGGGCGGGCTGGAGGGCGACGCG GTGCCGCTTTGCTCCCCCAAGCCCGGCCACCAGCTCATCGTCTCAGAGTCGCCAGCCGCCAGCGCGCCCAAGGCCCGGCTCTCGCCCATCAACGAAG CCAGGCCCCAGATCCTGGGCCGGTTCCAGGTGACGCCGTCCAGGGACCCAGCTGAGAGCTCCCCGCTGCTGGGCCGTGACGGCGGAGAGCCGGCTGGCCAGGAGCCCTGGGAGCCAGCGGCTAGTGACTCCCCGCCACCCGCGGCCCCCGACGCCGAGGGCAGCACGAGCAGCGACTCGGACTCGGTGCTGGAGACGGCGGTGCAGGAGCCCGAGGCCGATGAAGCACTGGCTGAGGAGGGCACACCGGTGGCACCGCCGGAGAGCGACCGGGAGGTCCCCGGGGAGGAGGGCGCAGAGAGTACACCACAGGCGGTGCTGAGCCAGGTGTGGCTGAGCTACTCCCGCAGCATGTCCTACCTGAGCAGCGACGACACCGAGAGCGAGGACGAGGAGATCTGGGAGGAGCTGCAGAACCTGCGGCAGAA GCACCTTGCCGAAGTGCAGCTGCTGCAGAGTGCCCAGAAGAAGGAGATCGAGGAGCTGTACCTGCGCATGGGAAAGCAGCCACCGCTGGGCATCGTCTCCCCCGCAGCCATGCTCTCCAGCCGCCAGCGACGCCTCTCCAAGGGCAGCTTCAACCCGTCGCGCCGCAACAGCCTGCAGCGCCTGGAGCTAGCACAGCCCACAG GAATCATGCGCCGAAACTCACTGAGCGGCAGCAGCACCGGCTCCCAGGAGCAGCGGCTCAGCAAGGGGGTGACCTTTGCTGAAGACTTCGGCCGGATG TAG
- the WNK4 gene encoding serine/threonine-protein kinase WNK4 isoform X1: MLAAEPVAAGGAMSQPEAERAGGGGAAEPGPGPGPGPGPPGRAPHRSRGRRLSGRESRRASARFSRRSSAELELLGYAAAATAVAAGPGGGSGSGSGSGSGSGSPPPAARRREPEETESEEVETRAVATSPDGRFLKFDIEIGRGSFKTVYKGLDTETTVEVAWCELQTRKLSKTERQRFSEEVEMLKGLQHPNIVRFYDSWKSSVKGQIYIVLVTELMTSGTLKTYLKRFKEMKLKVLQRWSRQILKGLHFLHTRSPPIIHRDLKCDNIFITGPTGSVKIGDLGLATLKRASFAKSVIGTPEFMAPEMYEEKYDEAVDVYAFGMCMLEMATSEYPYSECQNAAQIYRKVTSGLKPSSFYKVKVPELKEIIEGCIRMDKDERYTIQDLLEHSFFQEDTGVHVELAEEDDGVKSGLKLWLRMDDTKKLHGKYKDNNAIEFLFELYKDVAEEVAQEMVILGFVCEADYKLVAKAVRDRVVAIKRKREKLKRAQEAAPRAEPAPGLGPEQGPGVLQLLEELKSPGLPGTAATSPATPGSGDSVFGSAFPPEPEEPEADQHQHFVYRHASYSSATSDCETDGYLSSSGFLESPELPPRGGSAGDPASPPAARPVCRFPTSIAVRLPAEPGLSASDISSPVDSYTSDVASGLSDGCEGLSAGERGAKLPGRRPAGKLLRRRARSRLRITNISDQSDRVVECQLQTYNNKMVTFKFDLDGDSPEEIAAVMVRSEFILESEQDGFIHRMRDIIHRVETLLRKEGRGAAELPASPAAASPVDLQLQDLSRSVSSSSLSDLGCASPSLSLLSPALPSLSSSPSENDLASPAEPLATLPGSPAGVPSTAAQTWPPAPAWPPAAPAFPPPAPGSPGGSVAPALPPTLPSPLPVSPAPGAPGSPPTPPWAPTAPLLSLANVFSLAVMSVAHTLLPAVFSIAGSGARLYPPLLPRPQSLVLGPPRFAFPDPAGLARAAPGPAADSGPAGGGPTPAPAPPCSESPASPLPPLSPWAPGGLEGDAVPLCSPKPGHQLIVSESPAASAPKARLSPINEEARPQILGRFQVTPSRDPAESSPLLGRDGGEPAGQEPWEPAASDSPPPAAPDAEGSTSSDSDSVLETAVQEPEADEALAEEGTPVAPPESDREVPGEEGAESTPQAVLSQVWLSYSRSMSYLSSDDTESEDEEIWEELQNLRQKHLAEVQLLQSAQKKEIEELYLRMGKQPPLGIVSPAAMLSSRQRRLSKGSFNPSRRNSLQRLELAQPTGIMRRNSLSGSSTGSQEQRLSKGVTFAEDFGRM, from the exons ATGCTGGCGGCGGAACCGGTCGCCGCCGGCGGGGCCATGTCCCAGCCCGAggcggagcgggcgggcggcggcggcgcggcggagccggggccgggaccgggaccgggaccggggccccccgggcgggcgccgcacCGCAGCCGCGGCCGGCGGCTCTCGGGGCGCGAGTCCCGCCGCGCCTCCGCCCGCTTCAGCCGCCGCAGCTCGGCcgagctggagctgctgggctacgcggcggcggcgacggcggtggcggcggggccgggcggcgggtcggggtcggggtccgGGTctgggtcggggtcggggtcgccgccgcccgccgcccgccgccgggagccCGAGGAGACGGAGAGCGAGGAGGTGGAGACGCGCGCCGTGGCCACCTCCCCCGACGGCCGCTTCCTCAAGTTCGACATCGAGATCGGCCGCGGCTCCTTCAAGACCGTGTACAAGGGGCTGGACACGGAGACCACCGTGGAGGTGGCCTGGTGCGAGCTGCAG ACGCGGAAGCTGTCCAAGACGGAGCGGCAGCGCTTCAGCGAGGAGGTGGAGATGCTCAAGGGGCTGCAGCACCCCAACATCGTCCGCTTCTACGACTCCTGGAAGTCATCCGTCAAAGGCCAGATCTACATCGTGCTGGTCACCGAGCTCATGACCTCCGGCACCCTGAAAAC CTACCTGAAGCGGTTCAAGGAGATGAAGCTGAAGGTGCTGCAGCGCTGGAGCCGGCAGATCCTCAAGGGGCTGCACTTCCTGCACACCCGCTCGCCCCCCATCATCCACCGCGACCTCAAGTGCGACAACATCTTCATCACCGGCCCCACCGGCTCCGTCAAGATCGGCGACCTGGGCCTGGCCACACTCAAGCGCGCCTCCTTCGCCAAGAGCGTCATAG GCACCCCCGAGTTCATGGCGCCGGAGATGTACGAGGAGAAGTACGACGAGGCCGTGGACGTCTACGCCTTCGGCATGTGCATGCTGGAGATGGCCACCTCGGAGTACCCCTACTCGGAGTGCCAGAACGCCGCCCAGATCTACCGCAAGGTCACCTCG GGACTGAAGCCCAGCAGCTTCTACAAGGTGAAGGTGCCAGAGCTGAAGGAGATCATCGAGGGCTGCATCCGCATGGACAAGGACGAGAG GTACACCATCCAGGACCTGCTGGAGCACTCCTTCTTCCAGGAGGACACCGGGGTGCACGTGGAGCTGGCCGAGGAGGACGACGGCGTCAAGTCAGGGCTCAAGCTCTGGCTGCGCATGGACGACACGAAGAAGCTGCACGGCAAGTACAAGGACAACAACGCCATCGAGTTCCTCTTCGAGCTGTACAAGGACGTGGCCGAGGAGGTGGCCCAGGAGATG GTGATCCTGGGCTTCGTGTGCGAGGCCGACTACAAGCTGGTGGCCAAGGCGGTGCGGGACCGCGTGGTGGCCATCAAGCGCAAGCGGGAGAAGCTGAAGCGGGCGCAGGAGGCAGCGCCGCGCGCCGAgccagcgccggggctggggccggagcAGGGACCAGGcgtgctgcagctgctggaggagctgaagtccccggggctgccgggcacTGCCGCCACCTCCCCCGCCACCCCCGGCTCCGGCGACTCCGTCTTCGGCAGCGCCTTCCCCCCGGAGCCCGAGGAGCCGGAGGCCGACCAGCACCAGCACTTCGTGTACCGGCACGCCAGCTACTCCTCGGCCACCT CCGACTGTGAGACCGACGGCTACCTGAGCTCCTCGGGCTTCCTGGAGTCGCCGGAGCTGCCGCCACGGGGTGGCTCGGCGGGGGACCCGGCCAGCCCGCCGGCCGCCCGACCCGTGTGCCGCTTCCCCACG AGCATCGCCGTGCGGCTGCCCGCCGAGCCCGGCCTCTCCGCCAGCGACATCTCCTCGCCCGTGGACAG ctaCACCTCGGACGTGGCCTCGGGGCTCAGCGACGGCTGCGAGGGGCTCTCGGCCGGCGAGCGGGGCGCCAAGCTGCCGGGCAGGCGGCCGGCGGGGAAGCTGCTGCGGCGACGCGCAAGGTCCAGGCTGCGCATCACCAAC ATCTCGGACCAGAGCGACCGCGTGGTGGAGTGCCAGCTGCAGACCTACAACAACAAGATGGTGACCTTCAAGTTCGACCTGGACGGGGACAGCCCCGAGGAGATCGCGGCCGTCATG GTCCGCAGCGAGTTCATCCTGGAGTCGGAGCAGGACGGCTTCATCCACCGCATGCGGGACATCATCCACCGCGTGGAGACCCTGCTGCGCAAGgaggggcgcggcgccgccgagctccccgccagccccgccgccgccagcccc GTGGACCTGCAGCTGCAGGATCTCTCGCGCTCTGTCTCCTCGTCCTCGCTCAGCG ACCTGGGCTGCGCCAGCCCCAGCCTCTCGCTGCTGTCGCCGGCGCTGCCCTCGCTGAGCAGCTCCCCATCAGAGAACGACCTCGCCAGCCCCGCTGAGCCTCTGGCGACACTGCCGGGCTCCCCCGCAG GCGTCCCCAGCACGGCAGCGCAGACCTGGCCCCCGGCTCCAGCGTGGCCGCCGGCAGCTCCAGCATTCCCACCACCCGCCCCCGGCAGTCCGGGGGGGTCGGttgcgccggcgctgcccccgaCCCTCCCGTCCCCGCTGCCTGTctcccccgcgccgggggcgcccggcagcccccccACGCCGCCCTGGGCccccaccgccccgctgctgTCCCTGGCCAATGTCTTCTCGCTGGCGGTGATGAGCGTGGCCCACACACTGCTGCCCGCCGTCTTCTCCATCGCCGGCTCCGGTGCCCGCCTCTACCCGCCGCTGCTGCCTCGGCCCCAGAGCCTGGTCCTGGGGCCACCACGCTTCGCCTTCCCCGACCCTGCCGGCCTGGCCAGGGCCGCCCCAGGGCCAGCAGCCGACAGCGGCCCTGCCGGGGGGGGCCCCACACCGGCCCCAGCCCCCCCGTGCAGTGAGTCCCCGGCGAGTCCCCTGCCGCCACTGAGCCCCTGGGCACCGGGCGGGCTGGAGGGCGACGCG GTGCCGCTTTGCTCCCCCAAGCCCGGCCACCAGCTCATCGTCTCAGAGTCGCCAGCCGCCAGCGCGCCCAAGGCCCGGCTCTCGCCCATCAACGAAG AAGCCAGGCCCCAGATCCTGGGCCGGTTCCAGGTGACGCCGTCCAGGGACCCAGCTGAGAGCTCCCCGCTGCTGGGCCGTGACGGCGGAGAGCCGGCTGGCCAGGAGCCCTGGGAGCCAGCGGCTAGTGACTCCCCGCCACCCGCGGCCCCCGACGCCGAGGGCAGCACGAGCAGCGACTCGGACTCGGTGCTGGAGACGGCGGTGCAGGAGCCCGAGGCCGATGAAGCACTGGCTGAGGAGGGCACACCGGTGGCACCGCCGGAGAGCGACCGGGAGGTCCCCGGGGAGGAGGGCGCAGAGAGTACACCACAGGCGGTGCTGAGCCAGGTGTGGCTGAGCTACTCCCGCAGCATGTCCTACCTGAGCAGCGACGACACCGAGAGCGAGGACGAGGAGATCTGGGAGGAGCTGCAGAACCTGCGGCAGAA GCACCTTGCCGAAGTGCAGCTGCTGCAGAGTGCCCAGAAGAAGGAGATCGAGGAGCTGTACCTGCGCATGGGAAAGCAGCCACCGCTGGGCATCGTCTCCCCCGCAGCCATGCTCTCCAGCCGCCAGCGACGCCTCTCCAAGGGCAGCTTCAACCCGTCGCGCCGCAACAGCCTGCAGCGCCTGGAGCTAGCACAGCCCACAG GAATCATGCGCCGAAACTCACTGAGCGGCAGCAGCACCGGCTCCCAGGAGCAGCGGCTCAGCAAGGGGGTGACCTTTGCTGAAGACTTCGGCCGGATG TAG